CAACAGGATCGTGACCGGCATCTTCCGGCGGCGATCGACGCGGAAGTACAGGTAGTCCTTCGGGTCGAACTCGAAGTCGAGCCAGGAGCCGCGGTAGGGGATGATGCGGGCGGAGAACAGCAGCTTGCCCGACGAGTGCGTCTTGCCGCGGTCGTGCTCGAAGAACACGCCGGGCGAACGGTGCAGCTGCGACACGATGACGCGCTCGGTACCGTTGATCACGAAGGAACCGGTCGTGGTCATGAGCGGAATCTCGCCCATGTAGACTTCCTGTTCCTTGACCTCCTTGATGGTCTCCTTCGGCGCTTCGCGATCCATGATCACAAGGCGCACGCGCGCGCGCAGCGGCGACGCGAACGTCAGCCCGCGCTGCTGGCACTCCTTCACGTCGAAGGCAGGCTCGCCCAGCATGTACTGGACGAACTCGAGCCGCGCGTTGCCGCTATGACTCGAGATCGGGAAAATCGAGGAAAAGGCCGCCTGCAGGCCCTGGGTGCGCCTGGCTTCCGGCAGGGTTTCAGCCTGCAGGAACTCGGCAAACGACTCGATCTGGGTGGCGAGCAGGAAAGGCGCATCGAGCACGGCCGCGCGCTTGGCGAAGCTCTTGCGGATACGTTTCTTTTCAGTGTAGGAATACGCCATGGATGCTCCGGCTAGAGGGCTAACATCGGAAAGACAGAACACAGCGTCCGCATGACTTCAAGCCGCCGTGCGGCCCGCAAACGCTCTGCTCTGGCTTCGGACTCGGCTTGCCTGCCCAGATGGGTCGCAAGCTTTGATACAAAGCACGAAAGGGCTGGCACTCCTGAGAGTGCCAGCCCCGCTGGAAAGCCGAATATTACTTGATTTCGACCTTGGCGCCAGCGTCTTCCAGTTGCTTCTTCAGCGCGTCGGCGTCGGCCTTCGAAGCGCCTTCCTTCACGGTCTTCGGCGCGCCGTCGACCAGATCCTTCGCTTCCTTCAGACCCAGGCCGGTGGCAGCGCGGACGACCTTGATGACCTCGACCTTCTTGTCGCCGGCGGCGGTGAGCACGACGTCGAATTCGGTCTTCTCTTCGGCGGCCGGAGCGGCAGCGCCAGCGCCCGGAGCGGCCACGGCCATCGCGGCGGCGGACACACCGAACTTCTCTTCGAACGCCTTGACCAGGTCGTTCAGTTCCATAACGGTCATCGCGCCAACGGCTTCGAGGATGTCTTCTTTGGTGATTGCCATGTCAAAAACTCCAAAAATCTAGAATGTTCAGATTGCTTGTGCGAACTGGTCGAAGATCACCGCGCTCAGGCAGCGGCTTCTTCTTCGCGCTTCTTGGCGAGAGCGGCCATGGCGCAGGCGAAGCCCGACACCGGCGCCTGCATGACACCCAGCAGGGTGGACAGCAGCTCTTCGCGGCTCGGGATCGAAGCGAGCGCCTGCACGCCGGCCTTGTCGAGCGTCTTGCCCGCGTAGGAACCGGCCTTGAGCGAAAGCTTGTCGTTGCCCTTGGCGAAGTCGTTCAGCACCTTGGCAGCAGCGACCGGATCGGTCGAGATGCCATAGATCAGCGGACCGGTCAGTTGATCAGCCAGACCCTCGAACGGGGTACCGGCGATCGCACGACGGACCAGGGTGTTCTTCAGCACACGCAGATACACACCAGCGTCGCGAGCCTTTGCACGCAGCGCGGTGAGATCACCCACCTCGATACCGCGGTACTCGGCCACCGCGATCGACTGTGCGTTGGCCACTTGTGCCGACACCTCAGCCACTACGGCTTTCTTGTCATCAAGATTGAGACCCACAGGTCTTTCCTCCTATCAAGTCAACACGCGAATCGCAAACAGCGCGACTCGCACCTACGGCGACCTGGATCAGGAGCGGGGCTGGGTCACAGCCATAATCCTGTTCTGGGCACACCATCTGCGCAGGCCGTCCTGGGACGATTAGACGGTTGGTCAACGACCCCTCCCGCACCTGCGGTCTTTGACGATCCGTGCCGACGTCGAAACGGCGGCACGGCCCAAAGTTCTGTTGCCGCCTGCCTGAAAGACAGGCAGCGAGCACATCATCAAGCGGCGTTGACGCTGCTCGGCTCGACGCGGACGCCGGCACCCATGGTGCTCGACACCGCGATGCGGCGCAGGTAGACACCCTTGGCAGCAGCCGGCTTGGCCTTGACCAGCGCATCGACGAAAGCGGACAGGTTCTGCTGCAGCGCGTCGACGCCGAAGGAGGCGCGACCGATGGTGGCGTGCACGAGACCCGCCTTGTCGGTGCGGTACTGGACCTGGCCGGCCTTGGCGTTCTTCACGGCCGTGGCGACGTCCATGGTCACGGTGCCAACCTTGGGGTTGGGCATCAGGCCGCGCGGACCCAGGATCTGACCCAGCTGACCGACAACGCGCATGGCGTCCGGCGTTGCGATGCAGACGTCGAAGTTGAGGTTGCCAGCCTTGATCTGCTCGGCGAGGTCGTCGAAACCGACGACTTCCGCACCGGCGGCACGCGCGGCTTCAGCCTTGTCGCCCTGGGCGAACACGGCCACGCGAACGCTCTTGCCGGTACCGGCGGGCAGCACCACGGAACCGCGCACCACCTGGTCGGACTTACGTGCATCGACGCCGAGATTCACGGCGATGTCGATCGATTCGTCGAACTTGGCGGTGGCGCACTCCTTCACCAGCGCCAGCGCTTCGGCGACGGGGTAAGCCTGATTGCGGTCAACCTTGGCGCGCAGCGCCTGAACTCGCTTGGACAGTTTCGCCATGATTACAGGCCCTCCACAGTGATGCCCATGCTGCGGGCGGAACCGGCGATCGTGCGCACGGCAGCGTCCATATCGGCAGCGGTCAGATCAGGCATCTTCGCCTTTGCGATTTCCTCGACCTGCGCACGGGTCAGCGAGCCCACCTTGTCGGTGTGCGGCTTGGCCGAACCCTTCTGCAGACCGGCGGCCTTCTTGATCAACACGGTCGCCGGCGGCGTCTTCATGATGAAGGTGAAGGACTTGTCGGCGAAGGCGGTGATCACCACCGGAATCGGCAGACCCGGCTCCATGCCCTGAGTCTTGGCATTGAAGGCCTTGCAGAATTCCATGATGTTCAGGCCGCGCTGACCCAGCGCCGGACCGATCGGGGGGCTGGGGTTGGCCTTGCCGGCCGGCACCTGCAGCTTGATGTAGCCAATGATTTTCTTTGCCATTGCGGCTTGCTCCTATGATGAGTGCTAGCGCACCGGATTCCCCGGCGCTCCTCGCGATGCACGCCTGATGGCGCACACGGAGGTGCGCGTCAACAGGCTACGGCAGGCCCTCAGGCCTGCCGCTCTTGCACTCAGGTCTTTTCGACCTGGGTGAAATCCAGTTCCACCGGCGTCGCGCGACCAAAAATGGTCACCGAAACGCGCAGCTTGTTCTTCTCGTAGTTCGCATCTTCGACCGAGCCATGGAAGTCCGTAAACGGACCTTCCTTCACGCGCACGACCTCGCCGATCTCGAACAGCACCTTCGGACGCGGCTTGTCGACGCCTTCCTGCATCTGCTGCATGATCTTTTCGACCTCCTTCTCGGAGATCGGGGCCGGCTTGTTGGCCGTCCCACCCACGAAGCCGGTGACCTTTGGCGTCGACTTCACGAGGTGCCAGGTCTCGTCGTTCATTTCCATCTCGACGAGGACGTAGCCCGGGAAGAACTTGCGCTCGGTAATGCTTTTCTGGCCGCCCTTCATCTCGACGACCTCTTCGACCGGAACCAGGATCTGGCCGAAGGAATCCTGCACGCCCGCACGATTCACGCGCTCGATGAGCGCGCGCTGCACCGACTTCTCGAAGCCGGAATAGGCATGCACCACGTACCAACGCTTCGTCATATCACTTCCAACCCAGAACGAGATCGTAAAGAACCCATTCCAGGCTCTTGTCGGTCAGCCACAGGAAAATCGCCATCAAGACGACAAACGCAAACACGAGACCCGTCGTCTGAACCGTTTCCTTGCGACTCGGCCAGACAACCTTCTTGGTCTCGGTGATTGCTTCGCGCGCGAACTCGACGAAACGGCGACCCGGTTCGGAGAACCACGCGACAGCCACGCCCGCCGCCACGCCCGCCAGGACGGACAGCACACGCAACACGAGCGGCTGCTCGGAAAGCAGATAGAAGCCGACAACACCGGCCGCCAGCAGAGCCAGAGCCAGCGCGAACTTCAACTTATCGGCCATTACGGAAAACCACCCGGAAAATTATGGCAGGGGCAGAGGGAATCGAACCCCCAACCTTCGGTTTTGGAGACCGACGCTCTGCCAATTGAGCTATACCCCTGCAGCAGAGACTACAAGGCGCACCCGCACGGATGCGCCCTGCATCGATCAGCGAGTCTTACTCGATGATCTTGGCGACGACGCCGGCGCCGACGGTACGGCCGCCTTCGCGGATCGCGAAGCGCAGACCTTCTTCCATGGCGATCGGGGCGATCAGCTTGACGGTGATCGACACGTTGTCGCCCGGCATGACCATCTCGGTGCCCTCGGGCAGCGCGATCGAACCGGTCACGTCCGTCGTACGGAAGTAGAACTGCGGACGGTAGTTGTTGAAGAACGGCGTGTGACGACCACCTTCTTCCTTCGACAGCACGTAGATCTCGCCGGTGAAGTGGGTGTGCGGGGTGATCGAACCCGGCTTGCACAGCACCTGACCGCGCTCGACATCTTCACGCTTGGTGCCGCGCAGCAGCACGCCGACGTTGTCACCGGCCTGACCCTGATCCAGCAGCTTGCGGAACATTTCCACGCCGGTGCAGGTGGTCTTGACCGTGGGCTTGATGCCGACGATTTCGATTTCCTCGCCAACCTTGACGATGCCACGCTCGACACGACCGGTCACCACGGTACCGCGGCCCGAGATCGAGAACACGTCTTCGATCGGCAGCAGGAACGGCTTGTCGATCGCGCGCTCCGGGGTCGGGATGTAGCTGTCCAGCGCTTCGGCCAGGCGCATGATCGCCGGCTCGCCGATGTCGGACTGGTCGCCTTCGAGCGCCTTCAGTGCCGAACCCTTGACGATGGGAATGTCGTCGCCCGGGAAGTCGTACTTCGACAGCAGCTCGCGCACTTCCATCTCGACCAGCTCGAGCAGTTCTTCGTCGTCGACCATGTCGCACTTGTTCAGGAACACGACGATGTACGGCACACCGACCTGACGCGCCAGCAGGATGTGCTCGCGGGTCTGCGGCATCGGGCCGTCAGCGGCCGAGCACACCAGAATCGCACCGTCCATCTGGGCCGCGCCGGTGATCATGTTCTTGACGTAGTCCGCGTGACCCGGGCAGTCAACGTGCGCATAGTGGCGCGTCGCGGTCTCGTACTCGACGTGCGAGGTGTTGATGGTGATGCCGCGCGCCTTCTCCTCCGGCGCGCTGTCGATCGCATCGTAGCCCTTCGCTTCGCCACCGAACTTCTTCGACAGGATCGTGGTGATCGCTGCGGTCAGCGTAGTCTTGCCGTGGTCAACGTGACCGATGGTACCGACGTTGACGTGCGGCTTCGTCCGCTCAAACTTACCCTTAGCCATATCGCTATCCTTAAAATCAGAACCAGAAAAACCAGTGCGGCGCCCAATCGTGTTGGCCGCCGCGCCAGGCCAGGCAGAAAATGAGTGGTGCCCTTGACGTGGATTGAACACGTGGCCTCTCCCTTACCAAGGGAGTGCTCTACCACTGAGCTACAAGGGCGCCGAAAACAGCACATCTGGAGCGGGTGAAGGGAATCGAACCCTCGTCGTAAGCTTGGAAGGCTTCTGCTCTACCATTGAGCTACACCCGCGCCTGCCACTGCAAAACAAACCGCAGTCGATTCACTACAACCGCCACGCCAACCGCGCCATGTGCGCACCTGACGTTAAGTATTACTGGTGGAGGGAGAAGGATTCGAACCTTCGAAGGCTGAGCCGTCAGATTTACAGTCTGATCCCGTTGACCGCTTGGGTATCCCTCCACGCGGGAAGCCCCGCACTATAGGGGACACCCTTTACCCTGTCAAATACTTTTTGCGTCGCAGGTCAAAAAAGTCCGAGCCTGCGTCCTCGTGGGGCTCCATTCAGGGTTTGCCGCCATTGAGCCCCCCCCGGTCTCCGCCCTAGTCTGGACGTGACTTAAGCGCGCCGCGCCGCGCGCCAGAGTGCGGCAGCGCGGCCGGCCCGACCTCAGGAAGACTGACTCTGGAAGGAGACGGCATCATGGGCGACCCCGGATTTTCGGCTGCATCCGGCAGCGTCAGCCTCGACGACAAGTACACGCTCGAGTCCGGGCGCGTCTACATGACGGGCTACCAGGCACTCGTCCGGCTCCTGCTGATCCAGAAGGCTCGTGACGAGGGCGCAGGCCTGGATACGGCGGGCTTCGTGTCCGGATACCGCGGCTCGCCGCTGGGAGGGCTGGACCAGACCCTGTGGAAGGCACGTGCGCACCTCGAGCGACACCGCATCGTCTTCCAGCCCGGCGTAAACGAGGACCTCGCGGCGACGGCCGTGTGGGGCACGCAGCAGCTTCAGTTGTCGCCGGGTGCGCGCCACGCCGGCGTGTTCGCGATGTGGTACGGCAAGGGCCCCGGCGTGGATCGCTGCGGCGACGTGTTCCGCCATGCCAACGCGGCGGGCAGCGCGCGATTCGGCGGCGTGCTGGTCGTGGCTGGCGACGACCATGCTGCCAAGTCGTCCACGCTGCCCCACCAGACCGACCACTTCTTCAAGTCGATGATGATGCCGGTACTGGCTCCGGCGGGGGTACAGGAGTACATCGACTTCGGCGTGCATGGCTACGCGCTGTCACGCTACTCGGGATGCTGGGTGGCGTTCAAGGCACTGGCGGATACCGTCGAGACGTCTGCCTCCGTCGCGATCGACCCGCACCGGGTGCAGGTGTCGATGCCAACCGATTTCGCGTTGCCGCCGGGCGGCCTCAACCTGCGCTGGCCCGACCCGCCGCTGGTGCAGGAGAAACGCCTGCTGCACTACAAGCTCTACGCTGCGCTGGCCTACGCGCGCGCCAACGGGCTCAACAGCATCATCATCGACTCACCCCACCCCAGGCTGGGCATCATCACCAGCGGCAAGAGCTACCTCGACGTGCGCCAGGCGCTCGACGACCTCGGCATCGACGACGCACTCGCCGGCGTGATCGGCCTCAGGCTGTACAAGGTCGGCATGGTGTGGCCGCTCGAAGCCGACGGCGTGCGCAGTTTCGCCGAAGGGCTGGACGAGATCCTGGTGGTCGAGGAAAAGCGCCAGCTGCTCGAGTACCAGCTGAAGGAAGAACTCTACAACTGGCGCGAAGACGTGCGCCCGCGCGTGGTCGGCAAGTTCGACGAGAAGGGTGAATGGGCCCACGTGCTGCGGCCGGACGGGACGATCGACCATGGCGACTGGCTGCTGCCGGCCGCCGGCGAGCTGACCCCGGCGATGATCGCCCGCGCCATCGCCAACCGCATCGGTCGTTTCTTCACCTCCGAGCGCATCGAGGCCCGCCTCGCCTTCCTGCAGGCCAAGGAAGCGGCGCTGGCACGCCGCGCTTTCCAGGCGGACCGCGTGCCGACCTTCTGCTCCGGCTGCCCGCACAACACCTCCACCCACGTGCCCGAAGGCAGCCGCGCGCTGGCCGGCATCGGCTGCCACTACATGGTCACCTGGATGCCGGAACGTCGTGCCGGCACCTTCACCCACATGGGCGGCGAGGGCGTACCCTGGGTCGGGCTCGCCCCCTTCACCGACGAGAAGCACATCTTCGCCAACCTCGGCGACGGCACCTATTTCCACTCCGGGCTGATGGCGATCCGCCAGGCGGTGGCCGCCCGAGTCAACATCACCTACAAGATCCTCTACAACGACGCGGTGGCGATGACCGGCGGCCAGCCGCACGACGGCCCGCTCGACGTGCCGACCATCGTGCGCCAGTTGCAGGCCGAGGGCGTGCACAACATCGTTGTCGTGACCGATGGCACCGAGCGCGCCTACGGACCGTCCGACCTGCCCCACATTCCGATCCGACACCGCGACGAGCTCGACACCATCCAGCGCGAGCTGCGCGAGTCGGGCGGGGTCACCGCACTGATCTACGACCAGACCTGCGCTGCCGAGAAACGCCGGCGCCGCAAGCGCGGCACCTACCCCGACCCGGCACGCCGCGTCTTCATCAACGAGGCGGTATGCGAGGGGTGCGGCGACTGCGGCGAGCAGTCGAACTGCATGTCCATCCTGCCGGTCGAGACCGCCCTCGGGCGCAAGCGCCGCATCGACCAGTCCTCCTGCAACAAGGACTACTCCTGCCTCAAGGGCTTCTGCCCGAGCTTCGTCACCATCGAAGGCGGCCGTCTGCGCAGGGGCCAGGCGCTGCAGACCGCGACGACCGAGTTCGACGCGCTGCCACCCCCGCGACTGCCCTCAACCGCACGCCCCTTCGGCATCCTCGTAACCGGGGTCGGCGGCACCGGCGTCATTACGATCGGCGCGCTGATCGGCATGGCGGCCCACCTCGACGGCAAGGGCGTGACCGTGCTCGACATGACCGGACTGGCGCAGAAAGGGGGCTCGGTCTACAGCCACGTCCGCATCGCCGATCATCCGGACGCACTGCACGCCGTCCGCATCGCCGCCGGCGAAGCGGACGCGGTGATCGGCGGGGACCTCATCGTCAGTGCCAGCACCGAGGCCCTGGCCAAGATGGCGCCCCGCCGCACCCGGGCCGTGATCAACGTCGCCGAGATCCCGACTTCGGAATTCGCCCACAACCCGGGCTGGAAGTTTCCGCAGGCCGAGATGATCGCAACGCTGCGCGAAGCCATGGCGGACGGCACGGACTTCATCGACGCTCAGCGCCTGGCCACCGCGTTGCTCGGCGACGGTATCGCGACCAACCTCTTCCTGCTCGGCTTCGCCTGGCAGCGGGGCATGGTGCCGGTTTCAGAGGACTCGCTGATGAAGGCCATCGCCCTCAATGGCGTCGCCATCGACCTGAACCGCAGCGCCTTCGTGTGGGGACGGCGGGCAGCCCATGACCTCGCTGCCGTCGAACGCCATGCGGCGCCCCAGGTGTCCACCGAACCCATCCCGGCGGACCTTGATGCGCTGGTCGCGCACCGCATGGCACTGCTCACCGCGTATCAGGACGCCGCCTACGCCGAACGCTTCCGCGGGCTGGTCCACCGCGTGCGCGACATCGAGGCGCAGCGGGTCGGCGCGGGCAGCACACGCCTTGCCGAGGCGGTCGCCCGCAGCTACGCGAAGCTGCTGGCCTACAAGGACGAGTACGAGGTCGCGCGGCTCTACACCGCACCGGCTTTCCAGCAGGCGCTGGCGGCCACCTTCGACGGCGATTACACCATCCGCTTCCACCTCGCGGCGCCCTTGCTGGCGAAACCCGATCCGAATACCGGCCTGATTGCCAAGCACAGCTTCGGCCCGGGCATGCTGAAGGTCTTCCGCGTCCTGGCGAAGCTGAAACGGCTGCGCGGCACGCGCTGGGACCTTTTCGGCCACACGGCCGAGCGCCGCGCCGAACGCGCCCTGATCGAGCAGTTCGAAACCGACGTCGACGAGCTGCTGTGCACGCTGAACTTTGCACGCCTGCCGCTGGCCGTGCAGATCGCCTCGCTGCCCGAGCACATCGGCGGCTTCGGCCACGTCAAGGCGCGGGCGATGGCACGTGCCGCAGAGCGTCGCGCCGAGCTGCTCGCCGAATGGCGAGCCCTCCCCCAGCGGCAGACGAGCGCTTGAACGCGGGTGCAGGGAGCTGCGTCGGGACGCTATGATCACGTCCTCCCACCTTCACCTGCGCCCGCATGCCCCCCGCCGCCAAAGCCCTCCTGGCCCAGCTCGCTGGCGCCGCTGGTGCCCTCGTACTCGCCCGCAACGGATGGCTGACCGGACTCTGGCCGCTGGTCGGGGCTCAGGCGGGGCTCGCCGCCGCCGTGGCGTTCGGCATGGGCAGCGCACGCTGGTGGCTGCCGATCCATCTCGGCTTCCTGCCACTCGCAGTCGTCGCCCTGCAGCTGGGCATCGCCCCGGCGTGGTACCTCGCGGCCTTCGTGCTGTTGCTGCTGGTCTACTGGACCAGTTTCCGCACCCAGGTGCCGCTCTACCTCAGCAACCGCCCGACCGCCGCGGCGGTGGCCGGGCTGCTGCCGGCCAGGCCCCTGCGTCTGCTCGACATCGGGGCCGGCACCGGCTCGCTGCTCCGTCCGCTGGCGCGCGCGCGCCCCGAAAGCCGCTTCACCGGCGTCGAGCTCGCCCCCGCACCGTGGCTGATCGGGCGCCTGCTGTGCGCGCCGCTCTCCAACATAGACTGGCGACGCGCCGACCTTTTCGCACCCGCGTGGGCAGACTACGATGCAGTGTATGCCTTCCTCTCCCCCGTGCCGATGCCGGCCGTGTGGGCCAAGGCCGTTGCCGAAATGCAGCCGGGCAGCCTGCTGATCAGCAACAGCTTTGCCATTCCGGACGTGCAACCCGAGCGCATCGCGGAAGTGGGGGACCGGCGCGGCACGCGCCTCTACGTCTATCGCATCCCGAGCCCGACGGACAGCGGCCGATAGATCGAAATGGCGCCACGAAGCATCGCTTTTCCGGCGCTTACCGCACGTCCCGGCTCGCGATAATCCTGATCGTGCGGCCACTGGCGGTCGCAAGCAAAGGACGAAGGGATCCATGGCTGAGATCATCTGCGTGATCGGCAACAAGGGCGGCACCGGCAAGACCACGCTGTCGCACATGCTGTGCCAGGGGCTGGGGCTGCTGGGGCAACGCGCCGCCTGCGTGCTCACCGACACCTCGCGCGAACCGCTGTTGCCCGGGGGGCGGCGCTACGTGACCGCCGATGCGCGCACCCGCGACGCCCTGACCAAGGTCGTCGACAAGCTGCGCAGCCTCGACGACTGGATCGGCGTCATCGACGGCGGCGGCAACCGCACCGAGATGGACCGCAAGCTCTATGCACTGTCCGACATCGTGCTGCTACCCTTCCGCGAGTCGCACGAGGACATCCGCACGGTGGTCCGCGACCTCGAGATGTTCCCGCGGGCCTATGCCGTGCCGACGCAATGGCCAACCAACGCCTGGCAGCGCGATGCGGCCGACCGCAACGTCGCGCAGTTGATGAGCGCCTATCGCCACCGCATCCTGCGGCCGGTCAACGCCTTGTCGTCGACCAAGCTGCTGTTGCAGAAGCAGGTGCCGGAGCAGATGCCCACCCCGCTCGCCAATGCCTGCCGGGCCATTGCGCGCCAGGTCCTGCAGGTGCTGGAGATCGACTTCTCGGAAACCACGGTGGACGAGGACCTGATCGACGAGGTCGAGCCGCTGCCGGCGGCGGAGATGCCGTTGCGGCTGACCAACGCCGCGCGCCGCTCGCACTGAGGACAGCGGGCGCCCTCAGAGGCGCGTGCCGCTGCGCGACATGACGACGAGCGCCTGGGCGCGATTGGATACGCCCAGGGCGCGGAAGATCGCGGTGACGTGAACCTTGACCGTGCCCTCGGACAGGCCGAGCAGGTCCGCAATTTCGCGGTTGGTCTTGCCGCTGGCGAGCAGATCGAGCACGCGGGACTGCGCCGTCGTGAGGCCAAAGCGCTCGCTCGGGGGTACGCGGCGGCCACCGGGCGCCGACGCGGAACGAGTCGCCGGGGTATGCACGCCGCCGGCGAGCACCACGCGCACGGCCTCGAGCAGCACGTCGCCCGGGTTCGACTTCGACACGTAGCCCGAGGCGCCCGCCTTGATCGCTCGCCGCACCGACGCCTCGTCGTCGATGGCCGAGACAACGATCGCCGGGACATCCGGAAAGCGCTTGGCCAGCACCCCGAGCAGCGAGAAACCATTCATGTCCGGCAGCATCAGGTCGATGATCGCGAGGTCGATGTCCGCATCGGTTTCAAGCCGGACAAGCGCCTCGTCGGCGCCACTGGCCTCGATGCACACCAGCCCGGCCTGCAGGCGCGCGAGGCTCTGTGCCATGGCTTCCCGCACCAGGGCGTGATCTTCGACGATGAGAATCCTGCTCAAGAATGACTCCAGGCGCGGCAGAGCGTAGGCATGCGGATGCGTGAAGCATAGCACGCCCCCCATACCCTCCCTCTACCGGCAAGCCGCGAAAGCACGCACAATCGCGCTACCGCGCCACCCGATCGAGATATCCCGGTTTGTTCCCGTTTTGCCTTCCGGCCCATGCCACTCCACAGGAACACGACCGGGCAACCCCATGCTCAAGGAGGCGGGGCGAAACCTTCAGCCGCTGGCTGCTCGTGCTGCTGATCGTGCTGCTGATCGTGCTCGGACCGCTGGCGCCCGCGCAGGCCGCCCAACGCATCCTGATCGTCACGAGCACCGAAACGCCGGCGCAGACCGAGGCCGTCAGCACCTTGCAAGCCGAGCTGGAGGAGCGCGGGCGCGCACTCGAGACCCGCCCCTGGGATCAGACCTCGGCCGAACAGACGCGCGCCGTCGACATCGTCGTCACGGTCGGCACGCCGGCAGCGCGCGCCGTCGCGAATCACGCCAGCCCGGCACCGGTGCTGCACATCCTGCTGTCGGCCCACAACTACGCTTCCCTGCCCGCCCGCGCCAGCGGGCGCCAGTCGGCAATCGTGCTCGACCAGCCTCCTGCGCGCCTCGTCGCACTGGTACAGCTCGCCTTGCCGGCGCTAGAGCGTATTGCCCTGATTGGCGGGCCGCAGAGCGAGGATCTCGTCGCCCAGCTTGCGCAGGCTGCGGCGCACGCGCGCCTCGGCATCGCGCAGGCTTCCATCGTCCGGGAAAACGAACTGTTCGGAGCGCTGCAGGCCGTGCTGGCCGAACCCGCGGTGCTGGTCGCCACGCCCGATCCGGCGGTCTTCAACCGCTTCACCGTGCAGAACATCCTGCTCACCGCCTTCCGCCATCGCTCGCCGGTACTCGGTTTCTCGGCAGCCTACGCCAAGGCGGGTGCCCTGTTGAGCCTGTATTCGACCCCCGCCCAGATCGGCAGCGATGCCGCACGGGTGGTCGAGTCCGTGCTGCGCGGCGGCGCCCTGCCTGCGGTCTCGGGGCCGCACAGCTTCGAGGTGCAGACCAACCCCACGGTGGCACGCTCGCTGGGCATCGAGCTGCCAGCGGCCGAGACGCTGACCGCTCGGCTGCGCAGCCTGGAGGAGGCGAAGCCATGATGCGCAACTGGGGCATCCGTGCCCGGGTGATGTTCGTCACCATCGTGCCGATGCTGGTGCTGGCCGCGCTGATGACGGCCATCTTCACCAGCCTGCGCCTGTCCGACCTGGATGACGCGCTCGGCGCACGCGGCCAGGCCTTTGCCCGTCAGATCGCCGCCGCGAGTGAATACAACGTCTTCGCCGGCAACCGCGACGCCTTGCGTCTGCTGGCCCTCGCGGCAACGGGCGAGGAGGATGTGCTCGCGGTACGGATCCTGGACGCCGACGGCCAGACGCTTGCGGCGGTCGGCGCTCTGGCCGCCGACCGCCTGCCCGCGGCGATGCCGACCTCCCTGCCGCCGCTCACGGTCGCGGAAGGTGCACGCCTGCGTGTCATCGAGCCGATCCGGGCGAGCCCGATCGACATCGACGACGGCTTCACCCTCGATGCATCGCCGACACCGCGCCGCGATGCCATCGCGCAGGGCAGCATCGTCCTCGAGCTGTCCCTCGAACGCATCCACCAGCACCGCCGGCAACTGCTGCTGGCCGGCGTCGGCGCCATGCTCGCGGTGCTCGTGGGCAGCGTGATGCTGGCAGCGCGCATGAGCCGCGGTGTCAGCGGCCCGATCCGCGAGGTGGCGGACGCCGTGCTGCGCATCGGTCACGGCGCGCTTCACGAGCGCCTGACCGTGCGGGGCGGCGGCAGCCTGCGCCGGCTTGCGGTCGGCGTCAATGACATGGCCGCACGCCTCGAGCATGCCCACGAGGACATGCGGCGCCAGGTGAGCGACGCCACGGCCGAACTGCGCGCCCGCACGCTCGAGGCAGAGCAGGCGAACG
This genomic window from Thauera humireducens contains:
- the rplL gene encoding 50S ribosomal protein L7/L12, with the protein product MAITKEDILEAVGAMTVMELNDLVKAFEEKFGVSAAAMAVAAPGAGAAAPAAEEKTEFDVVLTAAGDKKVEVIKVVRAATGLGLKEAKDLVDGAPKTVKEGASKADADALKKQLEDAGAKVEIK
- the rplJ gene encoding 50S ribosomal protein L10 produces the protein MGLNLDDKKAVVAEVSAQVANAQSIAVAEYRGIEVGDLTALRAKARDAGVYLRVLKNTLVRRAIAGTPFEGLADQLTGPLIYGISTDPVAAAKVLNDFAKGNDKLSLKAGSYAGKTLDKAGVQALASIPSREELLSTLLGVMQAPVSGFACAMAALAKKREEEAAA
- the rplA gene encoding 50S ribosomal protein L1; the encoded protein is MAKLSKRVQALRAKVDRNQAYPVAEALALVKECATAKFDESIDIAVNLGVDARKSDQVVRGSVVLPAGTGKSVRVAVFAQGDKAEAARAAGAEVVGFDDLAEQIKAGNLNFDVCIATPDAMRVVGQLGQILGPRGLMPNPKVGTVTMDVATAVKNAKAGQVQYRTDKAGLVHATIGRASFGVDALQQNLSAFVDALVKAKPAAAKGVYLRRIAVSSTMGAGVRVEPSSVNAA
- the rplK gene encoding 50S ribosomal protein L11; this translates as MAKKIIGYIKLQVPAGKANPSPPIGPALGQRGLNIMEFCKAFNAKTQGMEPGLPIPVVITAFADKSFTFIMKTPPATVLIKKAAGLQKGSAKPHTDKVGSLTRAQVEEIAKAKMPDLTAADMDAAVRTIAGSARSMGITVEGL
- the nusG gene encoding transcription termination/antitermination protein NusG — its product is MTKRWYVVHAYSGFEKSVQRALIERVNRAGVQDSFGQILVPVEEVVEMKGGQKSITERKFFPGYVLVEMEMNDETWHLVKSTPKVTGFVGGTANKPAPISEKEVEKIMQQMQEGVDKPRPKVLFEIGEVVRVKEGPFTDFHGSVEDANYEKNKLRVSVTIFGRATPVELDFTQVEKT
- the secE gene encoding preprotein translocase subunit SecE — encoded protein: MADKLKFALALALLAAGVVGFYLLSEQPLVLRVLSVLAGVAAGVAVAWFSEPGRRFVEFAREAITETKKVVWPSRKETVQTTGLVFAFVVLMAIFLWLTDKSLEWVLYDLVLGWK
- the tuf gene encoding elongation factor Tu; amino-acid sequence: MAKGKFERTKPHVNVGTIGHVDHGKTTLTAAITTILSKKFGGEAKGYDAIDSAPEEKARGITINTSHVEYETATRHYAHVDCPGHADYVKNMITGAAQMDGAILVCSAADGPMPQTREHILLARQVGVPYIVVFLNKCDMVDDEELLELVEMEVRELLSKYDFPGDDIPIVKGSALKALEGDQSDIGEPAIMRLAEALDSYIPTPERAIDKPFLLPIEDVFSISGRGTVVTGRVERGIVKVGEEIEIVGIKPTVKTTCTGVEMFRKLLDQGQAGDNVGVLLRGTKREDVERGQVLCKPGSITPHTHFTGEIYVLSKEEGGRHTPFFNNYRPQFYFRTTDVTGSIALPEGTEMVMPGDNVSITVKLIAPIAMEEGLRFAIREGGRTVGAGVVAKIIE